The window TAGTCTTACTGCAGAAGTGATTAGGTAGACCTGCAAATAGGAAGAGAACATGGTTTACGCTTCTTTACAGTGAGAATTCATTGATGTGGGAACAAGGACCCGGTGATATTgattgtatttctttttctctaggGGGATAAAAGTACCATTTTTTTGTCATACAAATGAATAAGATTGCAAGAGGAATCCAAATACGAAACAGTGCCTTATCAACAAGAACAGAAgcaacaaataacaaatagaAGTACTGCAATCATCTCCCGAGTTTTTGTTCAATTCATAATCGCAATGTCTCTATCTTATCATAATCTTGTTTGTAGTGTGTGCACATATGTTTGGTGTTTTGGGAAAAGACTTATCTTTTTAGTTCTTTCATGTTATTTTCTCCCATGTATCTCAGAATTTGGAGTTCATATACTGCCACTCCAGTTATGTATGATTATTTATCATGGCTACTTCTTTTGATGCTCATAGGTATGCAACATTTATACAAGAATAAGCTGCAAAATTTCTCCCAGAAGAGAGGCCTCACTTTACCCATGTACACATGTGAGCGTGATGGCCCACCCCATGCTAGTCGCTTCAGATGTAAAGTGGAAATAGATGGAAAGACGTATGAAAGTCTAGAATTTCATGGCACATTGAAAGATGCTGAGAATGCAGTTGCAAAAGTTGCTTTAATGTCTTTATGTCAAGATGGAGCTCAAGAGGCTAGTATTCTAATTTAACTttcatgaaaaagaataaataattgcCATGCACATAAATGTGGTTTTGTGCTTGAATGAAACATCTCTCACGTGTTACTTCTATAAATTTCTGgatgtttatttcttttataaatgatagGATTCTGATTCTGGCCTTTACAAAAATCTCTTACAAGAGATGGCCCAAAAAGGAGGCCTAGGTTTACCAGCTTATTCAACATCTCAATCCGGTGAAGTTCATGTACCGGTCTTTGTTTCTACAGTGAAAGTAGGAGAAGAAAATTTCGAAGGGAAACCATCAAGAACTAAGAAACAAGCTGAAATGAGTGCTGCAAAAGTTGCTTATTTTACCATAAAGGAGGGTAAGTATTATTGGcaagtatatatattgagtGCCTTTTTGTCAGTTTCAGTTCTTACCAAAGCTTTTAATCCCCTTAAgcatgcatatttttttctctaaattttatgaTCGAGGTATGCAATGTGTACAAGTTTTTGGTCTGATGAGACATGGAAGTCGATGGACTAGAGCATAATATTTATCCTAAATGTTTAAACTATTAATCACCAATTATGGATTGACTTGAACTTACCTTGAGTTTCTTTGCTTAGCATTACAGCACTTACTATATTTTGTGCATTTGCAATCTAGGCAAGATTGCATCTTCTAGAGAACGAGCTTCTCAAGTAATTTCATCTAGCTTGCAATCAAATGTTAGCACTAACCAGGAACTTCAAGCGATCTTCAGTAGGGGTGTAAGCGGTTGGATTCCAGTTTTATATGAAACTCGGACCAAACAGCtcatttgatgaaagaatAAGCGTAAACCAGTATTGAACCGGTGTCATTGATAAACTGAGTCGTCCAAACCGTTTGGGCCATTAGTTTGGTCAGCTCAGATCTCGGTTCGTCGAATATATACATGTTGCATGTGTGCTTCATCACGAGTGCctttttattaagaaataaaataaaattttacagGCTGCCTAGATTCGAACCCACATCCTGGTGTTTCTAGGTGTGCTCCCCCATCAACCTAACTGGTAACCTTTAGGTTACATTAGTCACACTTGATATATTTAGTTTATCGGCCAATTTGGTTATGCAGTTTACTCTTTTTGGCAAACCCAAAATGGACTgttagttttggttttttatttctccaaCCCGAAATCTTCAAACCAAGCCatttcaaaccaaaccaaTAAAGCGGTTTCGGTTGGTGAGTGGTTTCACAGTTTTTCCTTGCATCCTTGGTCAATAGTCTTGGAATTTCAGATCTAAACATGACAATTGAGAAACAACACAATGATGGAGGTGGTTTTGTCCCCTTAGACTATTATATTAAGTACTCTGTTGCTTGGTTATTTCATATGTTAACGggaaaattatgatttatggattattattatttttcattataattttcctttttgtcattttccatttatgtatttttctttagtgGTTTCTTTAAGGTCTATTTATTCCTCTATGTAAAAGGTCGTTATGTACTCTGaattattctatatattatataaaatgatcaacataaatttccaattttACTCATCTGTTGAACATTAGATGAACTGATGGCAAGCGAtcaaaacttttcaaattttggaactCCATGTATAAACCCTCACCCAAATATGATATAGAAAACTTATTCAAACCTTGAAACATGTTACATACATTTCAATCTTCAAGTTTCCGTCTATTGTCatcttatattataaatttattgtgcTACATTAGTCAGTCTTTTTATTCCATGTTTAGGATCTCAAAGCATTTCAACAAGAAAGAGAGCTCCATCGTGTGACCTTGCTCTTGAAATTCCCCGTGATATTGCTACATCATCCCATAATGTTGCTCAACCAGGTCAGAGCAAGGATTACGTCTCCAGGATAGTCTCAAGGCTAGAAGCTGGAAAAAGCTCATCTTCCAAAAGGATATTTGTTTGTCCTCGTCAGCCGAATATGACAATTCCAAAGGAAAGTTCAGTATTACCAATAAGTGATGACCAATGGGTTGCATTCTCGTTTGAAACTGGACCTAGTCAATAACTTTGCCATGAATATCAGAGTTTTGAACTGTAACTTAACCTTGCTCAGGACTGAAGTATGTCAACTCCTAATACTTAGGTAGATACATATGTATCTATTAAGTATTTAACTCAAAATTGTTGACAATACTTGGAACAACACCGTTGATGTATGCTTTCTTCTGTGGTTTAGGATTATTGGTAGGCTTAGTTTTTACCTGCAACTTGATCTTCATTGTCAAAAGgtgtattataataattatatatgatcGGAtgttactttttctttttgcttttaaatCTGTTATTAGTAGGAGGCTATTATCTCTTGAGTTTTGCACAATATAGAAGTATTCTCATTGTTGTCACTTATTAGCTATTTGGTTTCCGTCATCCACTGTGTAACAAGGAAATGATGTTGGATACTTCTCCTCTCATTGATGGAGGGTTTTAACTTTAGATTTGGGAGACAGGATGTTCGTGTTTGGAATCCTAGCTCTTTGGAGGACTTCTCTTGTAAGTCTCTCTAAAATGTTATTGGATCATCACTCTCTTGTTGAGTTAGTTTTGATGTTTTGTGGAAGATTGAAGTCTtaagttctttttttggtAAGTTCTGCTAAGTCGTGCGAGCATAATGGATAGACTCTCGATAAAGTTGCCTTCATTAAAGGgttttttttggttgtatCTTTTATCTAAGGTGGAGGAAAATTTGGATCACCTTCCACCAGAGGGACATTGGTTTGATGATAGTAGAGTTCGACCATCTACCCTTGCGTGCTTTGTTGTGGGATCTTTAGGGGGAGGAACAACAACAGTGTTTCAAATTGTTGATAGAGACCCTTGTGATGTTCTGTGTTTCTCTTTGGGCTTAGTGTCAAAGATtttttagacatttttttacttatagTTGGAATCCCTTTCTATTAGTGGAGGTTTTCTTTGTTActgcaaaagagaaaagtagaCACTTTTACAATTTCCAATCCAAATTTCTATTGGAGAAAAATTGTCATAAAAGTTGGGTTCACATTATCTTATTTACTTTTGGGTAAAAGTTTCAAGTCACTAttactttaaataattaatttttataaatcaaCTGTCATGTGAAAGAGGTTATAAATGATGTCAAGTATGTCATCTAATTTTCACACATTAACCTCAATCGATTTTCTTTGAAGGTACTATACAAAACAAATCTCAAAGTTGGGGATAAAAGTGAAAGTTTCCAACATAATTGAAACTTATCCCAAAGTTTATGGATATTTTATGTACTTCAACCTATTTTCTTGAtaataagtatttaatttaaattatgaagcTTTAAAGGTATATTATAtactttgaatatttgaagaactgagaggaaaataaaacaattgaaGCAAAGTGACTGTGTTTGGCTGTTGAGTATAATCtttgaatatttgaagaactgagaggaaaataaaacaattgaaGCAAAGTGACTGTGTTTGGCTGTTGAGTATAATCACTGAGCTTTTTTTGTGGCCAAAGCAACCAAAAAGTCTCTATAATCATCACAAGAAGTTCTCTCACAAATTGCATCTGTTAATTGAACGCCATATCTTCCTTTGAAAGCCCTTTGAATTTCATCCAAATCAACCTCAGCTCTGCTTAACATTACTCTCTTCAATGCTCCATCACTTTCTCCACCCTTTATGCTTTTGTACAGCACCTGATTCattaaatcatattcataTGCAAAGCTTTTTTCACTTCATTAAAaagtcattttcaaaataaaatgaactCATATTATTTGTGCATAAATGAAACCTTGGCAAAATACTTTGGAGGATTACGTATGCACTTGATGACTGTCCGTAGGGCATTCTCGAATTCTCCACAGTTTCGAAACTTAAGGTCCTGTAAAAATATAGGACAGCGACAAGTGTAGCACTTTTAGTACTAATAATTGAGTGTATAACAACATATGGCATTCAACATATGTAGACTTTTGGAGATtggaattaaattttagtatgtTCGTATTTCGAATATGAtaactatatttgcaattggATCAAAATTAGGAATATGCAGTTTGAGTGGGTGGAAACAGagttgataaaatgaaaaagataataCCTTGGTGAAGTTATGACCAAAGATGTGTTGGTAGCAAGAAAAAGTAAGCTTTAGCTGTGGAATGCTTCTTTTAGTGAGcatttcaagaacaaaagctTCTTCTATGGCTCCAGAATTGTCTTTTACTGTTTCATACAGCTTTCTAGCATCACACTTGGCAATATGTTGGCTAATATCAGCATTATGGGCTTTGTGTGAGGCAGCCAATGCTACAAGAATCTAATGCAAAATTTCAGTTTCTGTGCCACATCTAAATCAGcatgtaaataacaaaaaaattgaacttttttttcttcttttttacttctttacCTTTTGGTACGAATGGGGAGGGTCTATGTTGATGATATCTTGATCTAATTGCTTTTTATATCTTGCTTGATAAGATTGTCTAATAAGAAAGATTTGGCTTGATTTTCTCCCtacaaatatttcaataagAGCCTTGAAATTAGTGTCCCCTGGTTCGAGTGCTTCTCGAGCGAAAACCGCGTCGCGTTCATGAGAATCAAGCATCCATAACGACAAAGCTCGATTTATCGGCTCAACATCAATTGTCCCTAGTCTGTCCACCAAATCCTCACCATAGATTTCCTTGTAGATTCTCCTCGTTTGTTGTCTTTCCATCGCGTTTCGACCAGCTAGAACTCGAACCATCACATTGCTTCTTTGATCCCATGAATCATGAATGTCTCTACAATCGTTTTCAATACCGAGGTCGTCGATCGACATGTTGTGGATTTTGGTAGCCATAGTAAACTTTGGTTATGTTGCAAAAGACAGCCATTGACTGACATATATAAAGGGGCAGAGAAGCCAACAAAAAGATAAtgggaaaagaaatgaaagtgaaTTGGATTGCTTATGTGTACCATTGGATTATGTGTGAGTGAGTGAGTGTGTGTTGTCTTTCAAAGCACAAAAGGAGGAAGTTTCTTTGGCTTTTCTTCTCACTTTTGAAGAAGGAAGTGATGAGGCAAAGCTTGGCTGGATTGAGACTTTGTGGCATGTGACTGAGCTTTGTTTTGTGAAATAATGGTTTATGTTGGGTTTCCTTGTAGACAATGAGTATGAATGCAAACCCTTTTGTGCATCATATCATTTCTCTAATGTCCCCATTCCCAAccttttttctacttttttttacctaacaaccccttcttttcaatttcaaaaaagttgCATATATGCACAAAAACCAATTTTCTTGGGTtagaagaaagacaaaaaatttcacatggtttttttttttggcaaaaAGACTTTAATCATTAGTTAAACGTTATTATAACACGTGCGTAATTAAAGTATGAATATTGAACTAACATGAAAGAGAGATCTTAGGGCTATGGACTCCAATACAACAAAACTATATGCATCTAATCTTTCTTTAATCCCATCTAAAGTCATCTAAGGAGAGGTTCCACTTAGGACATTCAGAATAATTTTGCTAACacaattaattacaaatataataacgaccatgttcaaaatattagcaTATATAACATAATACAAAGAACGTGTAGATATAACTCTTAAATCTTTTGAGGTTTGAACACAAGACATCCTAGACCTAGCTTATTGTTAAGATACcatttcaaatcaataattGAACCAAACGCTTAAACGGATGAataaagacaaatttaatacaataacAACATTTAGATCAAACTCTAAAAGTTTATGAGTAGTGATAGACTCTAGCATTTGATAGAAGTGATGGTAGATTTTTgttaattcttaaaaaatgttgctaaAAACATCCCCCAACACTTTTTACTTCCCTTCCTTCCACTCCCTTGACAAaagttgttttctttcctATACAAAGGACctataataaatatagtacaaaattttaaattagagtACTGATATCAATCTTGATAGAGTCAACATCCAGCTTTGTGGAAGAGAGGCTTAgataattatatcatttatacatatatagggTCTAAAAAGGAAACTTATGATGAACGATTTCTCATTGAAAGTCTGAGGCTTTTAGGCTTTTTTACCCATTTGATCA of the Cucumis sativus cultivar 9930 chromosome 3, Cucumber_9930_V3, whole genome shotgun sequence genome contains:
- the LOC101220908 gene encoding annexin D8 isoform X1, giving the protein MATKIHNMSIDDLGIENDCRDIHDSWDQRSNVMVRVLAGRNAMERQQTRRIYKEIYGEDLVDRLGTIDVEPINRALSLWMLDSHERDAVFAREALEPGDTNFKALIEIFVGRKSSQIFLIRQSYQARYKKQLDQDIINIDPPHSYQKILVALAASHKAHNADISQHIAKCDARKLYETVKDNSGAIEEAFVLEMLTKRSIPQLKLTFSCYQHIFGHNFTKDLKFRNCGEFENALRTVIKCIRNPPKYFAKVLYKSIKGGESDGALKRVMLSRAEVDLDEIQRAFKGRYGVQLTDAICERTSCDDYRDFLVALATKKAQ
- the LOC101220908 gene encoding annexin D8 isoform X2, with the translated sequence MATKIHNMSIDDLGIENDCRDIHDSWDQRSNVMVRVLAGRNAMERQQTRRIYKEIYGEDLVDRLGTIDVEPINRALSLWMLDSHERDAVFAREALEPGDTNFKALIEIFVGRKSSQIFLIRQSYQARYKKQLDQDIINIDPPHSYQKILVALAASHKAHNADISQHIAKCDARKLYETVKDNSGAIEEAFVLEMLTKRSIPQLKLTFSCYQHIFGHNFTKDLKFRNCGEFENALRTVIKCIRNPPKYFAKVLYKSIKGGESDGALKRVMLSRAEVDLDEIQRAFKGRYGVQLTDAICERTSCDDYRDFLVALATKKAQ
- the LOC101222879 gene encoding double-stranded RNA-binding protein 1, whose amino-acid sequence is MFKTKLQELCHRKSYKLPEYSVVKQGQDHDPRFEATVTVDGKQFCSPTPSKSSKQAQNDAAKLAFDFFSLPSLPQPPEQLCPQPLLPQSSSPPKLIPSIPPFPPSLNLSSFPQPSLTSQLGNFGAITNLDNKVTSPPRPEVKHEVSYKSSELKESSKDSPIMSNMDVKFTAQSVEPRIQNTNKSPVVEDFDKECLKLTGMQHLYKNKLQNFSQKRGLTLPMYTCERDGPPHASRFRCKVEIDGKTYESLEFHGTLKDAENAVAKVALMSLCQDGAQEDSDSGLYKNLLQEMAQKGGLGLPAYSTSQSGEVHVPVFVSTVKVGEENFEGKPSRTKKQAEMSAAKVAYFTIKEGSQSISTRKRAPSCDLALEIPRDIATSSHNVAQPGQSKDYVSRIVSRLEAGKSSSSKRIFVCPRQPNMTIPKESSVLPISDDQWVAFSFETGPSQ